The following are encoded together in the Xanthomonas vesicatoria ATCC 35937 genome:
- the rpsB gene encoding 30S ribosomal protein S2 — protein MPQVTMRQMLEAGVHFGHRTCYWNPKMAPYIFGARGKIHIINLEKTVPLFNDAMNFLSSIAQKRGTVLFLGTKRSARESIKEEAERCNMPFMTQRWLGGTLTNFRTVKQSVARLKELEAAETDGTFEKLVKHEVLGLRREREKLDASLGGIKEMNRLPDAIFVIDIGHEDIAIKEAKKLGIPVIAVVDTNYDPALVDYAIPGNDDAIRAVQLYARAAADAVLEGKAAAPNSASVREEEFSAEAGDEGKGRRAPAKKAAEKKADAPAAPAAE, from the coding sequence ATGCCTCAGGTCACCATGCGTCAGATGCTGGAAGCCGGCGTCCATTTCGGCCACCGGACCTGCTACTGGAACCCCAAGATGGCGCCGTACATCTTCGGCGCGCGCGGCAAGATCCACATCATCAACCTCGAGAAGACCGTTCCGCTCTTCAACGACGCGATGAACTTCCTCTCCTCGATCGCGCAGAAGCGCGGCACCGTGCTGTTCCTGGGCACCAAGCGCAGCGCGCGCGAGTCGATCAAGGAAGAAGCCGAGCGTTGCAACATGCCGTTCATGACCCAGCGCTGGCTGGGCGGCACGCTGACCAACTTCCGTACCGTCAAGCAGTCGGTCGCCCGCCTGAAGGAACTGGAAGCCGCTGAAACCGACGGCACCTTCGAAAAGCTGGTCAAGCACGAAGTGCTGGGCCTGCGTCGCGAGCGCGAAAAGCTGGACGCGTCGCTGGGCGGCATCAAGGAAATGAACCGCCTGCCCGACGCGATCTTCGTGATCGATATCGGCCATGAAGACATCGCCATCAAGGAAGCCAAGAAGCTCGGCATCCCGGTGATCGCGGTGGTCGACACCAACTACGATCCGGCCCTGGTCGACTACGCCATCCCGGGTAACGACGACGCCATCCGTGCCGTGCAGCTGTACGCACGTGCCGCTGCCGATGCAGTGCTGGAAGGCAAGGCTGCTGCGCCGAACTCGGCGTCAGTTCGCGAAGAAGAGTTCTCGGCCGAAGCCGGCGACGAAGGCAAGGGCCGTCGCGCTCCGGCCAAGAAGGCCGCCGAGAAGAAGGCTGACGCACCTGCGGCACCGGCTGCCGAGTAA
- a CDS encoding fimbria/pilus outer membrane usher protein, translating into MTLLAAATGWANAMAGDLADVASLPDQSAQAAATQPQLLYLDVTLNQADRGLAPFELVDGHLRGSVETLRKLGFILADRAPDALVDLDLLPDVEVRYDAALQRLALQVPLAQLSLSTTILKPEEVAPPNATASPGILLNYDFYATRNAGASSMSLATELRGFGLGRGMFDTTAVFLAYDRQQDQRWRSEAVRLDSAWQMDFPDSATSLRVGDFYSGFVDWSRSLRLGGVQIGRNYALQPYRVLTPTPSFLGEAAVPSTVELYVDGLRQYSGQVPAGPFQLAAQPGISGTGQAQIVVTDAFGQIRRLDFAFYGTPQLLARGISEWSAGIGHLRRDYGVRSFSYASQPVASASLRKGLRDDFTIEAHTEAGGGVINAGAGGVWLLGPGGVFNAAYAHSRMHALRGGQYVLGYAWNNRRFNINLGTQRTHGDYRDLGALQGSLPARVSDRAAFGVNIDPIGSLGTSYVRLSYPQGDTSRYASVFWSRSFGRNWAANLSGNQNLDIHSDRSLYLSLSTTFGELRQASASMQRNGNRTGFVADVSQPLPGDGDLGGIGWRVQARGGDDASGGLAELGWLNRIGRYNFGLATQDGNKFGYASASGSLVWMDGRSFAARDVQDAFAVVSTDGQAGIPVRLENRLIGVTDARGTLLVTPLQSWQRNQLSIDTLSLPADLRVDRVDTTVTPRQQSGVAVRFGITRVRAAVIVLHDANGDPVPVGSVAQRQGDAERVVVGYDGETYLDNLQNDNRILVELTEGRCIAQFAYPADAGGIARVGPLRCMAEPSP; encoded by the coding sequence ATGACGCTCCTGGCGGCCGCCACCGGGTGGGCGAACGCCATGGCCGGGGACCTGGCCGATGTCGCATCGTTGCCCGACCAGAGTGCACAGGCCGCTGCCACACAGCCGCAGTTGCTGTATCTGGATGTCACCCTGAATCAGGCTGATCGCGGCCTGGCGCCGTTCGAACTGGTCGATGGCCATCTGCGCGGCTCGGTGGAAACGCTGCGCAAACTCGGCTTCATCCTGGCCGATCGCGCACCGGACGCATTGGTCGATCTGGATCTGCTGCCGGATGTGGAAGTGCGCTACGACGCTGCGCTGCAGCGACTCGCGCTGCAGGTGCCACTAGCGCAGCTGTCGCTGTCCACCACAATCCTCAAGCCGGAAGAAGTCGCCCCGCCCAATGCCACCGCATCGCCAGGCATCCTGCTCAATTACGACTTCTATGCCACGCGCAATGCCGGTGCCAGCAGCATGTCATTGGCAACCGAGCTGCGCGGCTTCGGCCTGGGCCGCGGCATGTTCGATACCACGGCCGTTTTCCTGGCCTACGACCGCCAGCAGGACCAACGCTGGCGCAGCGAGGCGGTGCGCCTGGACAGCGCCTGGCAAATGGATTTCCCCGACAGCGCCACTAGCCTGCGGGTGGGTGATTTTTACAGCGGCTTCGTTGACTGGAGCCGTTCGCTACGCCTGGGCGGCGTGCAGATCGGCCGCAACTACGCGCTGCAGCCCTATCGCGTACTGACCCCAACGCCCAGCTTTCTGGGCGAAGCGGCAGTGCCTTCCACGGTGGAGTTGTATGTCGACGGGCTGCGCCAATACAGCGGCCAGGTGCCGGCGGGGCCGTTTCAGCTGGCGGCACAGCCAGGCATCAGCGGCACCGGGCAGGCACAGATCGTGGTGACCGATGCGTTCGGCCAGATACGCCGGCTGGACTTCGCGTTTTATGGCACCCCGCAGCTGCTGGCACGTGGTATTTCCGAGTGGTCGGCCGGCATCGGCCATCTGCGCCGCGATTACGGCGTGCGCTCGTTTTCCTATGCCTCGCAGCCGGTTGCCAGCGCCAGCCTGCGCAAGGGCCTGCGCGACGATTTCACCATCGAGGCGCACACTGAAGCTGGCGGCGGCGTGATCAACGCCGGTGCTGGAGGGGTTTGGCTGCTCGGCCCTGGCGGCGTATTCAATGCAGCCTATGCCCACAGCCGGATGCATGCGCTGCGCGGCGGGCAGTACGTGCTGGGTTACGCCTGGAATAACCGGCGCTTCAACATCAATCTGGGGACCCAGCGCACCCACGGCGATTACCGCGACCTTGGCGCATTGCAGGGCAGTCTGCCGGCACGCGTCAGCGACCGCGCTGCGTTCGGCGTCAATATCGATCCGATCGGTTCGCTCGGCACCAGCTATGTGCGTCTGAGCTATCCGCAAGGCGATACCTCGCGCTATGCCAGTGTGTTCTGGTCGCGCAGCTTCGGGCGCAATTGGGCGGCCAACCTGTCCGGCAACCAGAACCTGGATATTCACAGTGACCGCAGCCTGTATCTGTCGCTGTCGACCACCTTCGGCGAGTTGCGTCAGGCCAGCGCTTCGATGCAGCGCAACGGCAATCGCACCGGGTTTGTGGCCGATGTCAGTCAGCCGCTGCCCGGCGACGGCGACCTGGGCGGCATTGGCTGGCGCGTACAGGCACGCGGTGGCGACGATGCCAGCGGCGGGCTGGCCGAGTTGGGCTGGTTGAACCGCATCGGCCGCTACAACTTTGGCTTGGCCACCCAGGACGGCAACAAGTTCGGCTACGCCAGCGCCAGCGGCAGCCTGGTGTGGATGGACGGCCGCAGCTTTGCGGCGCGCGACGTCCAGGATGCGTTCGCAGTGGTGTCCACCGACGGTCAAGCCGGCATTCCGGTTCGGCTGGAGAATCGTTTGATCGGCGTCACCGATGCACGCGGCACCTTGTTGGTGACGCCATTGCAATCGTGGCAGCGCAACCAACTATCGATCGATACGCTGAGCCTGCCGGCGGATCTGCGCGTGGATCGCGTCGACACCACGGTGACGCCGCGTCAGCAATCCGGGGTAGCGGTGCGGTTTGGCATCACCCGCGTGCGCGCTGCGGTGATCGTCCTGCATGACGCAAACGGCGACCCGGTGCCGGTAGGCAGCGTGGCGCAGCGCCAAGGCGATGCCGAGCGTGTGGTGGTCGGCTACGACGGCGAAACCTATCTGGACAATCTGCAGAACGACAACCGCATCCTGGTGGAATTGACCGAAGGCCGCTGCATTGCGCAGTTCGCGTATCCAGCCGATGCCGGCGGCATTGCGCGGGTTGGCCCGCTCCGCTGCATGGCGGAGCCCTCGCCATGA
- a CDS encoding Csu type fimbrial protein, translating to MHTVRPVLLSLGLLSTIGIATAADTTTFNVKIAVTKACTITAASATDVDFGSVLSTSTANADANGSVTAQCTALTPYNIALSAGSNAGTANDVTTRRMKNADPLVTTNNFIAYQLYQDLGRSTVWGSTTGTNTLSRTATGLNQVYPVYGRVTNPSVNNPATGSYQDTITATIVY from the coding sequence ATGCACACTGTCCGCCCTGTCCTGCTCTCTCTTGGCTTGCTGTCGACCATCGGCATCGCCACGGCAGCAGATACCACCACCTTCAACGTCAAGATCGCCGTCACCAAGGCTTGCACGATCACCGCCGCGTCCGCCACGGACGTGGACTTCGGCTCGGTGCTCTCCACCTCCACTGCCAACGCCGACGCAAACGGTAGCGTCACGGCCCAATGCACCGCATTGACGCCTTACAACATCGCGCTGAGTGCGGGTAGCAACGCAGGCACTGCCAACGACGTGACCACCCGCCGCATGAAGAACGCCGACCCGCTGGTCACTACCAACAACTTCATCGCCTACCAGCTCTATCAGGATCTCGGCCGCAGCACGGTCTGGGGCAGCACCACCGGCACCAACACTCTGAGCCGCACGGCCACCGGTCTCAACCAGGTCTATCCGGTCTACGGCCGAGTGACCAATCCATCGGTCAACAACCCGGCTACCGGTAGTTACCAGGACACCATCACAGCGACCATCGTCTATTGA
- a CDS encoding Csu type fimbrial protein, which translates to MTQSRRWRLLLVLAFCSLWLAPSQHARADTTCTVTLGTPMAFGNVAANGTTDAVATLNVSCATAALSVLGYAQVSLCLHLGPGSSSNGLYAPRRMLNATSDSLDFQIYKDAARTQVWGAIGSASPSPGLLTLSYGVPVITGGSLTTSITLYGRIPANQILSTGNHTSNFGGADTVLRYAYNESIIGVPPTPANCTTGGSGAKTASNAFPFTASATVPARCNTYVTTDLDFGSIAGSIDTQIDRSSTISLACTNRTAWNIGLDVGANASGGARRMRHATSANFITYELYKDAGRSNRWGTTIGVDTLAGTGTGVAQTVTVYGRAPAPQLPIAGAYTDTVTVSITY; encoded by the coding sequence ATGACGCAATCGAGACGCTGGCGGCTCCTGCTTGTATTGGCCTTCTGCAGCCTGTGGCTGGCACCCAGCCAGCACGCGCGGGCCGACACCACCTGCACGGTCACGCTAGGGACGCCAATGGCCTTCGGCAATGTCGCGGCCAATGGCACGACCGATGCGGTCGCCACGCTCAACGTCTCCTGCGCGACCGCCGCGCTCAGCGTTCTGGGGTATGCGCAGGTGAGCCTGTGCCTGCATCTCGGGCCCGGCAGCTCCAGCAATGGACTGTATGCCCCGCGTCGCATGCTAAACGCCACCAGCGACAGCCTGGACTTCCAGATCTACAAGGATGCCGCACGCACCCAGGTCTGGGGAGCCATCGGGTCGGCAAGCCCGTCGCCAGGCCTGCTGACGCTGTCTTACGGCGTTCCGGTGATCACCGGCGGCTCGCTGACGACCAGCATCACGTTGTACGGGCGCATTCCCGCGAACCAGATCCTGTCGACCGGCAATCACACCAGTAATTTCGGGGGCGCCGACACCGTGCTGCGCTACGCCTATAACGAAAGCATCATCGGCGTCCCGCCGACCCCGGCCAATTGCACGACCGGCGGCAGCGGCGCCAAGACCGCCAGCAATGCATTTCCCTTCACCGCGTCGGCCACAGTCCCGGCGCGCTGCAACACCTATGTCACCACCGATCTGGACTTCGGCAGCATCGCCGGCAGCATCGATACCCAGATCGACCGCAGCTCCACCATCAGCCTGGCCTGCACAAACCGCACCGCCTGGAACATCGGTCTGGACGTCGGCGCCAACGCCAGCGGCGGCGCCCGCCGCATGCGCCACGCCACCAGCGCCAACTTCATTACCTACGAGCTCTACAAGGACGCCGGCCGCAGTAACCGCTGGGGCACCACGATTGGGGTAGACACCCTTGCCGGCACCGGCACCGGCGTCGCGCAGACGGTGACGGTCTATGGTCGCGCGCCGGCGCCCCAGCTCCCCATTGCCGGCGCCTATACCGACACGGTGACCGTCTCGATCACTTACTGA
- the tsf gene encoding translation elongation factor Ts, translating into MEITASLVKELRERTGAGMMECKKALVENAGDIDAAAEWLRKSGLAKADKKADRVAAEGRIATAQAGGKAVLVEVNSETDFVAKDENFLAFTEVVANAALNSDVADAEALKSVKLDSGETIEARRAAVIAKVGENLQVRRLARIDSANNVAAYVHGGRIGVLVELKGGDVELARGIAMHIAAMNPPHVKASDVPAEFVAKEKEIELAKMSEKDKSKPAEILEKIISGKISKIVNEVTLYGQPYVLNTDQTVEQAVKAAGADVIGFQRLAVGEGIEKVVEDYAAEVMKQAGLA; encoded by the coding sequence ATGGAAATCACTGCTTCCCTGGTCAAGGAACTGCGCGAGCGCACCGGCGCCGGCATGATGGAGTGCAAGAAGGCACTCGTCGAAAACGCTGGCGACATCGACGCCGCTGCCGAATGGCTGCGCAAGTCGGGCCTGGCCAAGGCCGACAAGAAGGCAGACCGCGTTGCCGCCGAAGGCCGCATCGCTACCGCACAGGCCGGTGGCAAGGCCGTGCTGGTCGAAGTCAATTCCGAAACCGACTTCGTCGCCAAGGACGAGAACTTCCTGGCCTTCACCGAAGTCGTCGCCAACGCCGCACTGAACTCCGACGTGGCCGATGCCGAAGCGCTGAAGAGCGTCAAGCTCGATAGCGGCGAGACCATCGAAGCGCGTCGCGCTGCGGTGATCGCCAAGGTTGGCGAGAACCTGCAGGTGCGTCGCTTGGCCCGCATCGACAGCGCCAACAACGTCGCGGCCTACGTGCATGGCGGCCGTATCGGCGTGCTGGTCGAACTCAAGGGTGGCGACGTTGAACTGGCACGTGGTATTGCCATGCACATCGCCGCAATGAACCCGCCGCACGTCAAGGCATCCGACGTTCCGGCCGAGTTTGTCGCCAAGGAAAAGGAAATCGAACTGGCCAAGATGTCCGAAAAGGACAAGTCCAAGCCGGCCGAGATCCTGGAAAAGATCATCAGCGGCAAGATCAGCAAGATCGTCAACGAAGTCACCCTGTACGGCCAGCCATACGTGCTGAACACCGATCAGACCGTTGAGCAGGCCGTCAAGGCCGCCGGCGCGGACGTGATCGGCTTCCAGCGCCTGGCCGTGGGCGAGGGCATCGAGAAAGTGGTGGAAGACTATGCCGCCGAAGTGATGAAGCAGGCCGGCCTGGCCTGA
- the map gene encoding type I methionyl aminopeptidase produces the protein MSVNLKTKEEIELMRVAGRLAAEVLDIVGPHVKPGVTTAELDRICHDYIVNVQGTIPANVGYRGFPKSVCTSVNNVICHGIPSAAKILKDGDIVNIDVTVIKDGWHGDTSRMYYVGTPSVMAKRLVDTTYEAMWRGIRAVKPGATLGDVGHAIQKFAEAERFSVVRDYCGHGIGKVYHDEPQVMHYGRPGEGLVLKPGMTFTIEPMINEGTYHHKTLPDGWTVVTKDRKLSAQWEHMVAVTEDGVDVLTLSANSPAPV, from the coding sequence ATGAGCGTCAATCTGAAAACCAAAGAAGAAATCGAACTGATGCGCGTCGCCGGTCGCCTGGCCGCCGAGGTGCTCGACATCGTTGGCCCCCACGTCAAGCCGGGCGTCACCACTGCCGAGCTCGACCGCATCTGCCACGATTACATCGTCAACGTGCAGGGCACCATTCCTGCCAATGTCGGCTACCGCGGCTTCCCCAAGAGCGTCTGCACTTCGGTCAACAACGTGATCTGTCACGGCATCCCGAGCGCGGCCAAGATCTTGAAGGACGGCGATATCGTCAATATCGATGTCACCGTCATCAAGGACGGCTGGCACGGCGACACCAGCCGCATGTATTACGTGGGCACGCCATCGGTGATGGCCAAGCGTTTGGTGGATACCACGTATGAGGCGATGTGGCGCGGTATCCGCGCGGTCAAGCCGGGTGCCACGCTGGGCGATGTGGGCCACGCGATCCAGAAGTTTGCCGAAGCCGAGCGCTTCAGCGTGGTGCGCGACTACTGCGGCCACGGCATCGGCAAGGTCTACCACGACGAGCCGCAGGTGATGCATTACGGTCGTCCGGGCGAAGGGTTGGTGCTCAAGCCGGGCATGACCTTCACCATCGAGCCCATGATCAACGAAGGCACCTATCACCATAAGACGCTGCCCGATGGCTGGACCGTGGTGACCAAGGACCGCAAGTTGTCGGCGCAGTGGGAGCACATGGTCGCGGTGACCGAAGACGGCGTCGATGTGCTGACGCTGTCGGCCAATTCGCCCGCGCCGGTATGA
- a CDS encoding sensor domain-containing diguanylate cyclase — translation MQPDLQAALHYCRNLPSPPGVALRIIELAQDPDVDMTTTAKVIGLDMALSARMLRVANSPLYASRRRVDNLGQALTMLGLNATLSLALGFSMVHGVRSTFVAHPLHERIWRRAGLCALASRILGQAYGIRKPEELMLAGLLQDIGKLALLQGAPALYAPLMEQAPDNASLLDAEREHLGATHAEIGAWLAHQWQLPHYLQNAIAQSEEDPAGLEPFMACVALSGRLADIWLSASAVAATEHAQRQAQDVLELDAERFEKVIERIAESLPELEALFDIRVPQPEHIQLIFEQARELALLRSLRELQDVAEARRHADESENRMRHLAEQASRDALTGVFNRHQLGTALTHEFELASRQSWPLSIAFIDLDDFKRVNDAHGHLVGDEVLRNFAQTLQRMVRTSDLVARYGGEEFLVILPNTPADAALMVIERILAETARTPMAQLQGGPLHITFSAGLATHGGIERQFESIEHLLQAADSTLYRSKHRGRNRVTAYDATDVPTPPNPRAH, via the coding sequence ATGCAACCAGATCTCCAGGCCGCCCTGCACTACTGCCGTAACCTGCCATCGCCGCCCGGCGTCGCGCTGCGCATCATCGAGCTGGCGCAGGACCCGGACGTGGACATGACCACCACCGCAAAAGTCATCGGACTGGACATGGCGCTGAGCGCACGCATGCTGCGCGTGGCCAATTCGCCGCTGTACGCCAGCCGCCGCCGCGTCGACAACCTCGGCCAGGCGCTAACCATGCTCGGCCTCAACGCCACGTTGAGTCTGGCGCTGGGGTTTTCGATGGTGCACGGCGTACGCAGCACGTTCGTCGCGCACCCGTTGCATGAGCGCATCTGGCGTCGCGCCGGCCTGTGCGCACTGGCCAGTCGCATCCTGGGCCAGGCCTATGGCATCCGCAAACCCGAAGAATTGATGCTGGCTGGCCTGCTGCAGGACATCGGCAAGCTGGCGCTGCTGCAAGGCGCACCGGCGCTGTATGCCCCATTGATGGAGCAGGCGCCCGACAACGCATCGCTGCTGGACGCAGAGCGCGAACACCTGGGGGCCACCCATGCCGAGATCGGCGCCTGGCTCGCCCATCAGTGGCAGCTGCCGCACTATCTGCAGAATGCGATCGCGCAGAGCGAAGAAGATCCAGCAGGCTTGGAGCCCTTCATGGCCTGCGTCGCGCTGTCCGGTCGCTTGGCCGACATCTGGCTCTCGGCCAGTGCGGTCGCTGCCACCGAGCATGCGCAGCGTCAGGCACAGGACGTGCTGGAACTGGATGCCGAACGCTTCGAGAAAGTGATCGAACGCATCGCCGAATCGTTGCCCGAGCTCGAAGCATTGTTCGATATCCGCGTACCGCAGCCTGAGCATATCCAGCTGATCTTCGAACAGGCGCGCGAGCTGGCCCTGTTGCGGAGCCTGCGCGAACTGCAGGATGTGGCCGAAGCGCGCCGACATGCCGACGAATCGGAAAACCGGATGCGCCATCTCGCCGAGCAGGCCAGCCGCGACGCGTTGACTGGCGTGTTCAATCGGCACCAGCTGGGCACTGCACTGACCCATGAGTTCGAGCTGGCATCGCGGCAGAGCTGGCCGCTGTCGATCGCCTTCATCGATCTGGACGATTTCAAGCGCGTCAACGATGCGCACGGCCACCTGGTCGGCGACGAGGTGCTGCGCAATTTTGCGCAGACCCTGCAACGCATGGTGCGCACCAGCGACCTGGTGGCGCGGTATGGCGGCGAAGAATTCCTGGTAATCCTGCCGAACACGCCTGCCGATGCGGCGCTGATGGTGATCGAGCGCATCCTTGCCGAGACTGCGCGCACGCCGATGGCGCAATTGCAGGGCGGCCCGCTGCACATCACCTTCTCGGCGGGCCTGGCCACGCATGGCGGTATCGAGCGCCAGTTCGAAAGCATCGAACATCTGTTGCAGGCGGCCGACAGCACGCTGTACCGCTCCAAGCATCGCGGCCGCAACCGCGTCACCGCCTACGATGCGACGGATGTTCCGACGCCGCCGAACCCGCGCGCACACTGA
- a CDS encoding fimbrial biogenesis chaperone gives MAATRPRSSWLLLGLLCMAGTAAATEIAIAPTTAQIPADSNQAAVWLYNQAAQPWRADAKLYHWRQDGERELLEPATGATVSPSQFEIPPQGRQLLRVIRLGPSPASTEDSYRLVVTQHAIGDETELLRYSTPVFAMPSNPGEPHPQLQATLSAQGGLQTLRIHNAGVHHARLADLAFIDASGSRRSIRDDLAGYVLPGQTREWQLPANLAFGLGRFVARINSDTETTLTLQP, from the coding sequence ATGGCCGCTACCCGCCCGCGCTCAAGTTGGCTGCTGCTGGGCCTGCTATGCATGGCCGGCACGGCCGCCGCGACCGAAATCGCCATCGCCCCGACCACCGCGCAAATCCCGGCCGACAGCAACCAGGCAGCCGTCTGGCTTTACAACCAGGCAGCGCAACCGTGGCGCGCCGATGCCAAGCTTTATCACTGGCGCCAGGACGGCGAGCGCGAACTGCTGGAGCCGGCCACCGGCGCCACCGTTAGCCCTAGCCAATTCGAAATCCCGCCGCAGGGCCGTCAGCTGTTACGCGTCATCCGCCTCGGCCCAAGTCCCGCCTCGACCGAAGACAGCTATCGGCTGGTGGTGACCCAGCACGCCATCGGCGACGAAACCGAGCTGTTGCGGTACTCCACGCCCGTATTTGCGATGCCCAGCAACCCCGGCGAGCCGCACCCGCAACTGCAGGCGACTCTTTCCGCCCAGGGAGGCCTCCAAACCCTGCGCATCCACAACGCCGGTGTGCACCACGCACGCCTGGCCGACCTGGCGTTTATCGACGCAAGCGGTAGCCGGCGCAGCATCCGTGACGATCTTGCCGGCTACGTCCTGCCGGGCCAGACCCGGGAGTGGCAGCTCCCGGCCAATCTCGCTTTCGGTCTTGGCCGGTTCGTGGCACGCATCAACAGCGACACCGAAACCACGCTCACCCTGCAGCCCTGA
- a CDS encoding fimbrial biogenesis chaperone, translating to MPSQQLPSRLRAWLVLIGLALSLLLGNAWLLPSARAASLQLAPTSLTLSAQQTADGLWLSNSGGAPVQVQTRAYRWTQRDGQDQLEPTQELLISPPMRTLAAGERQLIRVIRAGPAPTHQEACYRIIVDELPSADADRKGMQFVLRYSVPIFVLPPGKTGPTPTLSTQVVAGTDGNAQIQISNSGSGHAQVADLQHRIDGTAKTALNGLVGYVLPGQTMRWSLGAPLTQFGRGTIVARINGEADERILLDAPAAP from the coding sequence ATGCCATCGCAACAGTTGCCGTCCCGCCTTCGTGCGTGGCTGGTCCTGATCGGACTGGCCCTGAGCCTGTTGCTGGGCAACGCCTGGCTGCTGCCGTCCGCACGGGCGGCCAGCCTGCAGCTCGCGCCGACCTCGCTGACGTTGAGCGCGCAACAGACGGCCGACGGCCTGTGGTTGAGCAACAGCGGCGGCGCGCCGGTACAGGTGCAGACCCGCGCTTATCGCTGGACCCAACGCGATGGACAGGACCAGCTCGAGCCAACCCAGGAACTGCTGATCAGCCCGCCGATGCGCACCTTGGCAGCAGGCGAGCGCCAGCTGATTCGCGTGATCCGCGCCGGGCCTGCACCCACTCACCAGGAGGCCTGCTACCGCATCATCGTCGATGAACTGCCCAGCGCCGATGCCGATCGCAAGGGCATGCAGTTCGTATTGCGCTACTCGGTGCCAATCTTTGTCCTGCCGCCCGGCAAGACCGGGCCCACTCCCACCTTGAGCACGCAGGTCGTAGCGGGCACCGACGGCAATGCGCAGATTCAGATCAGCAACAGCGGCTCGGGGCATGCGCAGGTGGCCGATCTGCAGCACCGAATCGATGGCACGGCCAAGACAGCCTTGAACGGGTTGGTTGGCTATGTCTTGCCGGGCCAGACCATGCGCTGGTCGTTGGGCGCACCGCTGACGCAGTTCGGCCGCGGCACCATCGTCGCAAGGATCAATGGTGAGGCTGACGAACGCATCCTGCTGGACGCGCCTGCGGCGCCGTGA